The following proteins come from a genomic window of Proteiniphilum propionicum:
- the rimO gene encoding 30S ribosomal protein S12 methylthiotransferase RimO yields the protein MVKNRIDVVTLGCSKNLVDSELLMRQLVANGYTVEHDSESPRGDIAVINTCGFIGDAKEESINMILSFAEAKKRNRLKKLFVMGCLSERYRDELLEEIPEVDKYYGKFDWKNLIADLGKSYYKELEFDRTLSTPPHYAYIKISEGCDRTCSYCSIPLITGKYKSRSMEEIEREIRGLTDEGVKEFQFIAQDLTYYGLDLYKTMKLPELVERVSDIKGVEWIRLHYAYPAHFPTDLLRVIRERENVCKYLDIALQHINDNMLKIMRRNITRQQTIELIERIREEVPGIHLRTTMMVGHPGETDEYFQELLGFVENSRFERLGAFPYSHEEDTYNDQHYSDDIPASVKQERMDRLMKIQEGIAMSVNEAKVGRTMKVIIDREDPDYYIGRTEFDSPEVDGEVLISKERELSIGDFYDVTIMSVLPFDLIGKVN from the coding sequence ATGGTTAAAAACAGAATAGATGTTGTTACGCTAGGTTGCTCCAAGAACCTTGTAGATTCGGAGCTGTTGATGAGACAACTTGTAGCTAACGGATACACAGTAGAACATGATTCAGAATCACCAAGGGGTGATATTGCCGTGATTAATACCTGTGGATTTATCGGTGATGCAAAAGAGGAGTCCATAAATATGATTTTGTCATTTGCAGAAGCAAAGAAAAGGAACAGGCTAAAGAAGCTGTTTGTGATGGGTTGCCTTTCTGAAAGGTACAGGGATGAGCTGCTGGAAGAGATTCCGGAAGTGGACAAATATTATGGTAAGTTCGACTGGAAGAACTTAATTGCCGATCTTGGTAAGTCGTATTACAAGGAACTTGAATTCGATCGCACACTCTCTACTCCTCCGCATTATGCCTATATAAAGATATCTGAAGGCTGCGACAGAACCTGTTCATACTGTTCTATACCTTTGATAACTGGTAAATACAAATCACGTTCGATGGAAGAGATTGAAAGAGAGATACGTGGACTTACAGATGAAGGCGTGAAGGAGTTTCAGTTTATAGCGCAGGATCTGACTTATTACGGACTCGATCTGTACAAAACCATGAAACTTCCCGAACTGGTGGAAAGAGTATCAGACATAAAAGGTGTGGAATGGATCCGTCTGCATTATGCCTATCCTGCACATTTTCCGACAGACCTGTTGCGGGTAATACGTGAAAGAGAAAATGTGTGCAAATATCTTGATATTGCACTGCAGCATATAAATGATAATATGCTGAAAATAATGCGCAGAAACATAACCAGACAACAGACTATTGAGCTGATAGAACGCATTCGTGAAGAAGTGCCGGGAATACATCTGCGAACTACTATGATGGTGGGGCATCCTGGTGAAACAGACGAATATTTTCAGGAGTTGCTTGGTTTTGTTGAGAATAGCCGTTTTGAACGCCTGGGAGCATTCCCATATTCGCACGAAGAAGATACCTATAATGATCAACACTATTCCGACGATATACCTGCCTCGGTAAAGCAGGAAAGAATGGATAGGCTGATGAAGATACAAGAGGGAATTGCTATGTCTGTTAATGAAGCTAAAGTGGGTAGAACTATGAAGGTGATTATCGACAGGGAAGATCCTGATTATTATATCGGACGTACTGAATTCGATTCTCCGGAAGTTGACGGAGAGGTGCTGATAAGTAAAGAACGGGAATTATCTATCGGTGACTTCTATGATGTAACTATAATGTCTGTATTGCCCTTTGACTTAATTGGCAAAGTAAATTGA
- a CDS encoding DUF4295 domain-containing protein — MAKKAVAGFRDKNTTTGRSHTKVIRMVKSPKTGAYSFKEEMILNDRVKDYFSK, encoded by the coding sequence ATGGCAAAGAAAGCAGTTGCGGGTTTCCGCGATAAAAACACGACTACGGGACGCAGCCACACGAAAGTAATAAGAATGGTGAAGTCGCCCAAGACAGGTGCATATAGTTTTAAAGAAGAGATGATCCTTAACGATCGGGTGAAAGATTATTTTTCTAAATAA
- a CDS encoding HU family DNA-binding protein yields the protein MTNEDLIAKIAQRLDWTDIAVSEVLDAVIDVVKAELLESNRIIIDDFGVFFTRIQSEYILVDSETNDRYLIPPVVEVDFEMLSLKTEEEILPFELIFTPDVALNEAVNISFSHFEPTLLNEGVDLPGIQVVIPVDEYDDLEENDEPNKSVQLHPEKEETAITQAPEITLSAGISETTPESAPESGDGATTEAVPETFAGAIPKSIAEVTPETTQEAVTETIQEPAPVKVIEISNSSASAEVHMSVNTASGIIEHKLPVTTSRSEKKKRKKRPTVLIPVLGGLAIALAALFFFRGVQTKKVEPLIVNNEIEYTTENVYTPRTDTVFQSVNEVAAQAKEEKKIMLEEGKTLRLLALELFGNKEFWVYIYLENKKNIQNPNIVPSGTYLLIPDPSTYRFDLSDPQSVAEAKALGDKVLNECLN from the coding sequence ATGACAAACGAAGACCTTATTGCCAAAATTGCTCAACGCCTCGATTGGACAGATATTGCAGTTTCTGAAGTGTTGGATGCAGTGATAGACGTAGTTAAAGCTGAACTGTTGGAAAGCAACCGGATTATTATTGATGATTTTGGAGTGTTTTTTACCCGTATTCAATCGGAATATATTCTTGTAGACAGTGAAACAAATGATCGATATCTGATACCGCCCGTTGTTGAGGTGGATTTTGAGATGTTGAGCTTGAAAACAGAAGAGGAGATTTTACCTTTTGAGTTGATTTTTACCCCTGACGTGGCTTTGAACGAAGCAGTTAATATTTCTTTCTCGCATTTCGAACCCACTTTACTTAATGAAGGTGTGGATTTACCTGGAATTCAGGTAGTGATTCCAGTAGACGAATATGATGATCTGGAGGAGAATGATGAGCCCAACAAATCAGTACAATTGCATCCTGAAAAAGAAGAAACAGCAATAACTCAGGCTCCCGAAATTACACTTTCAGCCGGAATATCTGAGACAACGCCTGAATCAGCTCCCGAATCTGGTGATGGTGCAACAACTGAAGCAGTTCCCGAAACTTTTGCTGGAGCAATACCTAAATCAATAGCTGAAGTAACTCCGGAAACAACGCAAGAAGCAGTTACTGAAACAATTCAGGAACCTGCGCCTGTAAAAGTTATCGAAATATCCAATTCTTCTGCATCTGCAGAAGTTCATATGTCTGTTAATACTGCCTCTGGCATTATAGAGCACAAGTTGCCAGTGACAACTTCTCGTTCTGAAAAGAAAAAACGAAAAAAGAGGCCTACTGTGTTGATACCTGTTTTGGGAGGCTTGGCAATTGCTCTGGCAGCTCTTTTTTTTTTCAGGGGAGTTCAAACAAAAAAAGTTGAGCCACTAATAGTAAATAATGAAATAGAATATACTACTGAAAATGTCTATACTCCCCGGACAGACACCGTTTTTCAGTCGGTAAATGAAGTTGCTGCTCAAGCAAAAGAGGAGAAGAAGATAATGCTCGAAGAAGGAAAAACATTACGACTGCTGGCTTTGGAACTTTTCGGGAACAAGGAGTTTTGGGTGTACATCTATCTCGAAAATAAGAAAAATATACAAAACCCCAACATTGTTCCTTCCGGAACATATTTGCTCATTCCTGATCCGTCAACATACCGATTTGATCTGTCCGATCCTCAATCTGTTGCTGAAGCAAAAGCATTGGGAGATAAAGTGCTTAACGAATGTTTGAATTAA
- the rpmG gene encoding 50S ribosomal protein L33, with amino-acid sequence MGKKAKGNRVQVILECTEHKESGMPGTSRYITTKNRKNTTGRLELKKYNPILKKMTVHKEIK; translated from the coding sequence ATGGGGAAAAAAGCAAAGGGTAACAGAGTGCAGGTAATTCTTGAGTGCACAGAGCACAAAGAGAGTGGTATGCCAGGCACATCGAGATATATTACCACTAAGAACAGAAAGAATACTACAGGAAGATTGGAGTTAAAGAAGTACAATCCAATCCTTAAAAAAATGACTGTACACAAAGAAATCAAGTAA
- the rpmB gene encoding 50S ribosomal protein L28, with the protein MSKICQITGKRAMVGNNVSHSNVKTKRKFNVNLFRKKFYWVEEDCWINLNISASGLRTINKIGLDAALKQAAAKGYLNS; encoded by the coding sequence ATGTCTAAGATTTGTCAAATAACTGGAAAAAGAGCAATGGTTGGGAACAACGTTTCGCACTCCAATGTGAAGACGAAGCGTAAGTTCAACGTGAATTTGTTCAGAAAGAAATTTTATTGGGTGGAAGAAGATTGCTGGATTAACCTGAATATTTCAGCATCAGGCCTCCGTACAATCAATAAAATTGGATTGGATGCAGCCTTGAAACAAGCAGCTGCAAAAGGATACTTAAATTCATAA
- the ftsY gene encoding signal recognition particle-docking protein FtsY — MGFFDRFSKEKKETLDKGLEKTKASFFSKITRAVAGKSRVDDDVLDNLEEVLVTSDVGVDTTLKVINRIEERVARDKYVGTDELTEILRDEIANLLIENNSNDLVEFSIGEGVKPYVIMVVGVNGVGKTTTIGKLAYQFKQRGLSVYLGAADTFRAAAVEQLEIWGQRADAQVIKQKMGSDPASVAFDTINSAKSHNADVVIIDTAGRLHNKVNLMNELTKIKNVMGKIVPDAPHEVLLILDGSTGQNAFEQAKQFTSATEVTALAITKLDGTAKGGVVIGISDQFKIPVKYIGLGEGMEDLQVFRRKEFVDSLFG, encoded by the coding sequence ATGGGCTTTTTTGACAGATTCTCGAAAGAGAAAAAAGAGACATTGGATAAAGGTCTTGAAAAAACAAAAGCGAGTTTCTTTTCGAAGATCACACGTGCCGTTGCAGGCAAGTCGAGGGTTGATGACGATGTGCTGGACAACCTGGAAGAGGTATTGGTAACTTCGGATGTTGGGGTTGATACGACCCTTAAGGTAATAAACCGAATTGAAGAACGCGTTGCCCGTGACAAATATGTGGGAACGGATGAACTAACCGAAATTCTGCGTGATGAGATCGCAAATCTTCTTATCGAAAATAACAGTAACGACCTTGTGGAGTTTTCCATAGGGGAAGGAGTAAAGCCATATGTGATTATGGTTGTTGGAGTGAATGGAGTGGGGAAGACAACAACAATAGGTAAGCTGGCATATCAGTTTAAACAGAGAGGTTTATCAGTTTATCTAGGAGCTGCCGATACTTTTCGTGCCGCAGCCGTGGAACAGCTTGAAATATGGGGGCAAAGAGCAGATGCGCAGGTGATTAAACAAAAGATGGGTTCAGACCCTGCATCTGTAGCTTTTGATACAATCAATTCTGCCAAATCGCATAACGCTGATGTGGTAATCATTGATACTGCCGGCCGATTGCATAACAAAGTAAATCTGATGAATGAGCTCACAAAGATTAAGAACGTGATGGGTAAAATTGTACCCGATGCACCTCATGAGGTACTTCTTATTCTGGATGGTTCTACAGGGCAAAATGCATTTGAACAGGCCAAACAATTCACATCAGCAACAGAAGTTACGGCACTGGCAATCACAAAACTCGATGGTACCGCCAAGGGTGGTGTTGTAATCGGTATTTCTGACCAATTCAAAATTCCCGTGAAATACATTGGTCTGGGCGAAGGAATGGAAGATTTGCAGGTGTTCAGAAGGAAAGAATTTGTTGATTCGCTTTTTGGATAA